One window of Siniperca chuatsi isolate FFG_IHB_CAS linkage group LG15, ASM2008510v1, whole genome shotgun sequence genomic DNA carries:
- the lrit3b gene encoding leucine-rich repeat, immunoglobulin-like domain and transmembrane domain-containing protein 3b, translating into MYLLVLVHILQSTLLAVHSCPALCACTYGNSGIAELRLVQCSDSGISAVPINVPADTVKLRLEKTLISRVPRAAFYNLSELRFLWLTYNSITSIHPSSFVNLKALRELRLDGNLLTSFPWEGLRDMPRLQTLGLHNNRLSSLPAHASLFLPNITYLDLSSNRLTILPAELLDLWFPLPGQQGGPVQRRILGLHDNPWLCDCQISMVMSLSMSLGSPVVLMDQLLTCIRSLGQSGMLLSQAELTRCMRPSVQPAATRVISPLGSNVILRCDATGYPTPTLTWIKTSAYTDCCQEDILENSDQLPKNLESFIQESPRVGVRWSIISMNGLSYKDAGEYRCQARNMAGISEAPIKLKVVGITRISRLPKKSQKTPPKSSTKYRKPNQTTATTNTPSVKENTPPNKTQTAPNLVSKVFPVDKRSKMN; encoded by the exons ATGTATCTGCTGGTCCTCGTTCACATCTTGCAATCCACTCTGTTGGCGGTCCACTCCTGTCCAGCTTTATGTGCCTGCACGTATGGGAACAGTGGAATAGCAGAGCTCAG GTTGGTGCAGTGCAGTGACTCTGGAATCTCAGCTGTTCCCATTAATGTCCCAGCTGACACAGTCAAACTGCGTCTAGAGAAGACCTTGATCTCCAGGGTGCCACGGGCAGCCTTCTACAATCTTTCAGAGCTGCGGTTCTTGTGGCTGACCTACAACTCCATTACATCCATTCACCCCAGCAGCTTTGTCAACCTGAAGGCCTTGCGGGAGTTGCGTCTGGATGGAAATCTCCTGACATCCTTCCCCTGGGAGGGGCTCAGAGACATGCCCCGCCTCCAGACTCTGGGTCTCCATAATAACCGTCTGTCCAGCCTTCCTGCCCatgcttctctctttctccccaaCATCACCTACCTCGACCTGTCCAGCAACAG GTTGACTATATTACCTGCTGAGCTGCTGGACCTTTGGTTTCCCCTCCCAGGACAACAGGGAGGACCAGTTCAAAGAAGAATTTtgg GCCTCCATGACAACCCCTGGTTGTGTGACTGCCAGATCTCCATGGTGATGTCTTTGTCCATGTCCCTGGGGAGTCCTGTAGTTCTCATGGACCAGCTGCTGACATGCATCAGGTCACTGGGCCAGTCAGGGATGCTGCTGAGCCAGGCTGAGCTGACCCGCTGTATGAGGCCTTCAGTCCAGCCTGCAGCCACCAGAGTCATCTCTCCACTCGGCAGCAACGTAATCCTTCGTTGTGATGCCACCGGCTATCCAACGCCAACCCTGACCTGGATCAAAACCTCAGCCTACACTG ATTGTTGCCAAGAAGACATCCTTGAGAACTCTGACCAGCTACCCAAGAATTTGGAGAGTT TTATACAGGAATCTCCTCGCGTGGGGGTTCGCTGGTCGATAATCAGCATGAATGGGTTATCATACAAGGATGCTGGCGAATATCGCTGCCAGGCACGGAACATGGCAGGAATATCTGAAGCCCCAATTAAACTGAAGGTGGTGGGAATCACAAGAATATCCCGTCTTCCAAAGAAGTCCCAAAAGACTCCACCCAAATCATCAACAAAATACAGGAAGCCAAACCAGACTACAGCTACTACCAACACCCCATCAGTGAAGGAGAACACACCACCTAACAAGACCCAGACTGCTCCTAATCTTGTGTCTAAAGTGTTCCCTGTAGACAAAAGGAGCAAAATGAACTAA